One region of Xylanimonas ulmi genomic DNA includes:
- the nuoL gene encoding NADH-quinone oxidoreductase subunit L, giving the protein MDTLGLAPWLVGFPLLGAAILLLGGRRTDRWGHWLGVLTSTASFAAGLALLLDVLAQPATDRVGIASLGTWIDAGALHVDAALRIDPLSLTFVLLVTFVGTLIHVYSVAYMEHDGSRRRFFGYLNLFVAAMLLLVLADSYLLLFVGWEGVGLASFLLIGFWDHKVENAVAGKKAFVMNRVGDMGLIVAMMIMVWQVGSVSFDDVLGAADGLGAGVATAIGLMLLLAACGKSAQFPLQAWLGDAMAGPTPVSALIHAATMVTAGVYLLVRSAPVLEAAPTAQLVIVIVGAVTLLFGAVVGCAKDDIKKALAASTMSQIGYMMLAAGLGPIGYAFAIFHLVTHGFFKAGLFLGAGSVMHAMDDSVDMRRFGGLSRVLPVTAITMGLGWLAILGVPPFSGFWSKDKIIEAAFVGEGWRPWVFGLVALLGAGITAFYMSRLFFMTFAGRRRWPRHGGQETHPHESPALMRWPMIVLALGSVALGFLLQLGGRFTTWLEPVTGHAEHGEPVLPVWLIMTATLLLVLAGAWLAFRLYAIGPVPVEAPTSNVLVRAARRDLYQDPLNETVVMLPGQVVTRTLVYADRTAVDAAFLQLASGVRRSGDGLRRLQNGYVRTYAATSLGGLLVVAGVVWALAG; this is encoded by the coding sequence ATGGACACACTCGGCCTCGCGCCGTGGCTCGTCGGGTTCCCGCTGCTGGGCGCCGCGATCCTGCTGCTGGGCGGACGGCGCACCGACCGCTGGGGGCACTGGCTCGGCGTGCTGACCTCGACGGCGAGCTTCGCCGCCGGGCTCGCGCTGCTGCTCGACGTGCTCGCCCAGCCGGCCACCGACCGTGTGGGCATCGCCTCGCTCGGCACGTGGATCGACGCCGGGGCGCTGCACGTCGACGCGGCGCTGCGGATCGACCCGCTGTCGCTGACCTTCGTGCTGCTCGTGACGTTCGTCGGCACGCTCATCCACGTCTACTCCGTGGCCTACATGGAGCACGACGGCTCGCGGCGCCGGTTCTTCGGGTACCTCAACCTGTTCGTCGCCGCGATGCTGCTGCTGGTGCTCGCCGACTCCTACCTGCTGTTGTTCGTCGGCTGGGAGGGCGTGGGCCTGGCCTCGTTCCTGCTCATCGGGTTCTGGGACCACAAGGTCGAGAACGCGGTGGCGGGCAAGAAGGCCTTCGTGATGAACCGCGTGGGCGACATGGGCCTCATCGTCGCGATGATGATCATGGTCTGGCAGGTCGGGTCGGTGAGCTTCGACGACGTGCTGGGCGCCGCGGACGGCCTGGGCGCCGGCGTCGCCACCGCCATCGGGCTCATGCTGCTGCTGGCCGCGTGCGGCAAGTCGGCGCAGTTCCCGCTGCAGGCCTGGCTGGGCGACGCGATGGCGGGCCCGACGCCGGTCTCCGCGCTCATCCACGCGGCCACCATGGTCACCGCGGGGGTGTACCTGCTGGTGCGCAGCGCCCCGGTGCTGGAGGCCGCGCCGACCGCGCAGCTGGTGATCGTCATCGTCGGCGCCGTGACGCTGCTGTTCGGCGCCGTCGTCGGCTGTGCGAAGGACGACATCAAAAAGGCGCTCGCGGCCTCGACCATGTCGCAGATCGGCTACATGATGCTCGCGGCGGGCCTGGGGCCGATCGGCTACGCGTTCGCGATCTTCCACCTGGTCACGCACGGCTTCTTCAAGGCCGGGCTGTTCCTCGGCGCGGGCAGCGTCATGCACGCCATGGACGACAGCGTCGACATGCGGCGGTTCGGTGGGCTGTCTCGCGTGCTGCCCGTCACGGCGATCACGATGGGGCTGGGCTGGCTCGCGATCCTCGGCGTCCCGCCGTTCTCGGGCTTCTGGTCCAAGGACAAGATCATCGAGGCGGCGTTCGTCGGCGAAGGCTGGCGACCATGGGTCTTCGGCCTGGTCGCGCTGCTCGGCGCGGGCATCACGGCGTTCTACATGTCGCGCCTGTTCTTCATGACGTTCGCGGGCCGGCGGCGCTGGCCCCGCCACGGCGGGCAGGAGACGCACCCGCACGAGTCCCCGGCGCTCATGCGCTGGCCCATGATCGTGCTCGCGCTCGGCTCGGTGGCCCTCGGGTTCCTGCTGCAGCTCGGCGGCCGGTTCACCACGTGGCTGGAGCCGGTGACCGGGCACGCCGAGCACGGCGAGCCCGTCCTGCCGGTGTGGCTCATCATGACGGCGACGCTGCTGCTCGTGCTGGCGGGCGCGTGGCTCGCGTTCCGCCTGTACGCGATCGGGCCCGTGCCCGTCGAGGCGCCCACGTCGAACGTCCTGGTGCGCGCGGCCCGCCGCGACCTGTACCAAGACCCGCTCAACGAGACCGTCGTCATGCTGCCCGGCCAGGTGGTCACGCGCACGCTCGTGTACGCCGACCGCACCGCCGTCGACGCAGCGTTCCTGCAGCTCGCCTCGGGCGTGCGCAGATCGGGCGACGGGCTGCGGCGGCTCCAGAACGGCTACGTCCGGACCTATGCGGCCACGTCGCTCGGAGGCCTGCTCGTGGTCGCCGGCGTCGTGTGGGCCCTGGCCGGCTGA
- the nuoK gene encoding NADH-quinone oxidoreductase subunit NuoK, translated as MAVTNYLVLAVILFSIGATTVLLRRNAIVVFMGVELMLNATNLAFVTFARIHGDLTGQVLAFFVMVVAAAEVVVGLAIIVTIFRTRRSASVDDVNLLNG; from the coding sequence ATGGCCGTCACCAACTACCTGGTGCTCGCCGTGATCCTGTTCTCGATCGGGGCCACCACGGTGCTGCTGCGCCGCAACGCCATCGTCGTGTTCATGGGCGTCGAGCTCATGCTCAACGCGACCAACCTCGCGTTCGTCACCTTCGCCCGCATCCACGGCGACCTCACGGGGCAGGTGCTCGCCTTCTTCGTCATGGTCGTGGCCGCCGCCGAGGTCGTCGTCGGGCTGGCGATCATCGTGACGATCTTCCGGACCCGCCGCTCGGCCTCGGTCGACGACGTCAACCTTCTCAACGGCTAG
- a CDS encoding NADH-quinone oxidoreductase subunit M, with product MSFPWLTVLIAWPLVAALATALTGRGRGRPAPGGVASYGPGSGAFGAPAARWVALVGSLVEVALLVGAFLAFDTARAAEHQLVEAHSWIPSIGASYAVGVDGVGLLLIALSVGLVPLVILAAWREQGGDHPRLRSYLATVLVLEAFMVAVFAARDVFLFYVLFEAMLIPAYFLIGGFGQGAQRRYAAVKFLLFSLAGGLVMLVAVIALYLQVPAAERGPETFLTANLAATAGGLDTTAGRLMFCAFFLAFAIKAPMVPVHTWLPDVSENATPGTSTLLICVLDKVGTFGMLTLCLPLFPEAARWAAPVIVALAVVSILYGAILAIGQSDLLRLVGYTSVSHFGFIILGIFTFTATGTAGASLMMLNHGISTGALFLIAGFAIARHPQRSQRIADYGGLRTVAPILGGSFLVAGLSAAALPGLATFVSEILVFLGAFAAHHAAALVAAPAVVLAAVYVLLTYQRMFTGQVPATLTADGPVRDLDARERTVAGVFVAALLVLGFIPSLGLRYVDPPAATTVEQVGVSDPLSVHTEVAA from the coding sequence ATGAGCTTCCCCTGGCTGACCGTCCTCATCGCGTGGCCGCTCGTGGCCGCGCTCGCGACCGCGCTCACCGGCCGTGGCCGGGGCCGCCCCGCCCCGGGCGGGGTGGCCTCCTACGGTCCGGGCTCGGGCGCGTTCGGCGCCCCGGCCGCGCGCTGGGTCGCGCTCGTCGGCTCGCTCGTCGAGGTGGCGCTGCTGGTCGGCGCGTTCCTCGCGTTCGACACCGCACGCGCCGCCGAGCACCAGCTCGTCGAGGCCCACTCGTGGATCCCGAGCATCGGGGCCAGCTACGCCGTCGGCGTCGATGGCGTCGGCCTGCTGCTGATCGCGCTCTCGGTGGGACTGGTGCCGCTGGTGATCCTCGCGGCGTGGCGGGAGCAGGGCGGCGACCACCCACGGCTGCGCTCCTACCTCGCCACGGTGCTGGTGCTCGAGGCGTTCATGGTCGCGGTGTTCGCGGCGCGCGACGTCTTCCTGTTCTACGTGCTGTTCGAGGCCATGCTGATCCCGGCCTACTTCCTCATCGGCGGGTTCGGGCAGGGCGCGCAGCGCCGCTACGCCGCGGTCAAGTTCCTGCTGTTCTCGCTCGCGGGCGGCCTGGTCATGCTCGTGGCGGTCATCGCGCTGTACCTGCAGGTGCCCGCGGCCGAGCGCGGACCCGAGACGTTCCTGACCGCGAACCTCGCGGCCACCGCGGGCGGCCTCGACACGACCGCCGGGCGCCTGATGTTCTGCGCGTTCTTCCTCGCGTTCGCCATCAAGGCGCCCATGGTCCCCGTGCACACCTGGCTGCCCGACGTCAGCGAGAACGCGACCCCGGGCACGTCGACGTTGCTGATCTGCGTGCTCGACAAGGTGGGCACCTTCGGGATGCTCACGCTGTGCCTGCCGCTCTTCCCCGAGGCCGCGCGCTGGGCGGCGCCCGTGATCGTGGCGCTCGCGGTCGTCTCGATCCTGTACGGCGCGATCCTCGCCATCGGGCAGAGCGACCTGCTCCGGCTGGTGGGCTACACCTCGGTGTCCCACTTCGGGTTCATCATCCTGGGCATCTTCACCTTCACCGCTACCGGCACGGCCGGGGCGAGCCTCATGATGCTCAACCACGGCATCTCGACGGGCGCGCTGTTCCTCATCGCGGGCTTCGCGATCGCGCGGCACCCCCAGCGCAGCCAGCGCATCGCCGACTACGGCGGCCTGCGCACGGTCGCCCCCATCCTGGGCGGCAGCTTCCTCGTCGCGGGCCTGTCGGCGGCGGCGCTGCCGGGCCTGGCCACGTTCGTCTCCGAGATCCTGGTGTTCCTGGGGGCGTTCGCGGCCCACCACGCCGCGGCCCTGGTCGCGGCGCCCGCCGTGGTGCTCGCCGCGGTCTACGTGCTGCTGACCTATCAGCGCATGTTCACCGGGCAGGTCCCGGCCACGCTCACGGCCGACGGGCCGGTCCGCGACCTCGACGCGCGCGAGCGCACCGTCGCCGGCGTGTTCGTCGCGGCCCTGCTGGTGTTGGGGTTCATCCCCAGCCTCGGCCTGCGCTACGTCGACCCCCCGGCGGCGACGACCGTCGAGCAGGTCGGCGTGAGCGATCCCCTCAGCGTCCACACGGAGGTGGCGGCGTGA
- the nuoI gene encoding NADH-quinone oxidoreductase subunit NuoI, which translates to MSEYQPLRPTKGPVGRLFAPVAGFGVTLGAMFRPTVTEQYPFEKVPPARRYHGRHQLNRYADGLEKCIGCELCAWACPADAIYVEGADNAEVVAETGGGQVSPGERYGRVYQINYLRCVFCGLCVEACPTRALTMSNDYELTGPTRAGMIYEKQDLLAPPAAGALAGPHPMVEGTTDTDYYQGKVTAPTAEQVAWVREHRPDDPTLAEAADVVDGRAAPPQPTQHTLRPSATKADYTRVAAEGGHAGDRRAGEAPEAAALVPGAAAPRNGGVR; encoded by the coding sequence ATGAGCGAGTACCAGCCGCTGCGGCCCACCAAGGGTCCGGTCGGGCGCCTGTTCGCGCCCGTCGCGGGGTTCGGGGTGACGCTCGGGGCCATGTTCCGGCCCACCGTGACCGAGCAGTACCCGTTCGAGAAGGTCCCGCCCGCGCGCCGCTACCACGGCCGCCACCAGCTCAACCGCTACGCCGACGGGCTGGAGAAGTGCATCGGCTGCGAGCTGTGCGCGTGGGCGTGCCCGGCCGACGCCATCTACGTCGAGGGCGCCGACAACGCCGAGGTCGTGGCCGAGACCGGGGGCGGGCAGGTCAGCCCCGGCGAGCGCTACGGGCGCGTCTACCAGATCAACTACCTGCGGTGCGTCTTCTGCGGGCTGTGCGTCGAGGCGTGCCCCACCCGCGCGCTGACGATGTCCAACGACTACGAGCTCACCGGTCCCACGCGTGCGGGGATGATCTACGAGAAGCAGGACCTGCTGGCCCCACCCGCCGCGGGCGCGCTCGCCGGACCGCACCCGATGGTCGAGGGCACGACCGACACCGACTACTACCAGGGCAAGGTCACCGCCCCGACGGCCGAGCAGGTGGCGTGGGTGCGTGAGCACCGCCCCGACGACCCGACGCTCGCGGAAGCGGCCGACGTCGTCGACGGCCGGGCCGCGCCGCCGCAGCCGACGCAGCACACGCTGCGCCCGTCGGCCACCAAGGCCGACTACACCCGGGTCGCGGCCGAGGGCGGGCACGCGGGCGACCGCCGCGCAGGCGAGGCTCCCGAGGCGGCTGCGCTCGTGCCCGGCGCCGCCGCGCCCAGGAACGGAGGCGTGCGATGA
- the nuoH gene encoding NADH-quinone oxidoreductase subunit NuoH: MIPGVVADFSRDNGWTFLVKAVLILVFLLTSVLIAIWFERKVVGRMQVRPGPNVHGPFGLLQSLSDAMKLLLKEDVSVTAADRVIYLLAPMISVFCSLLVFAVVPFGPEVRLPFTDWSTPAQLTDFPVAVLYVLACASVGVYGIVLGGWSSGSTYPLLGSVRSTAQVISYELAMGLSLVSVFILSGSMSTSTIVEQQTSQWFLIPLLPAFIVYVISMIGETNRLPFDLPEAEGELVSGYMTEYSSMKFAWFFLAEYINMLNVSAVATTLFLGGWRAPAPLSLIADGALNTGWWPLLWFLAKVWILMFVFVWVRGTLLRLRYDQFMVFGWKVLIPVALGWLVLLSVVQWVRLDGQVPRGTLVAVLVGIGVIAVALLTFWPERREQPPAPIAPFDAFAGGYPVPPLPGQTLPPSPRAARRPVTVDATPASGGPDAEEDAR; this comes from the coding sequence ATGATCCCCGGAGTCGTCGCCGACTTCTCGCGCGACAACGGCTGGACGTTCCTGGTCAAGGCCGTGCTGATCCTCGTGTTCCTGCTGACCAGCGTGCTCATCGCGATCTGGTTCGAGCGCAAGGTCGTCGGCCGCATGCAGGTGCGCCCCGGCCCCAACGTGCACGGCCCCTTCGGCCTGCTCCAGTCGCTCTCAGACGCCATGAAGCTGCTGCTCAAGGAGGACGTCAGCGTCACCGCGGCCGATCGCGTCATCTACCTGCTGGCGCCGATGATCTCGGTGTTCTGCTCGCTGCTGGTCTTCGCCGTGGTGCCGTTCGGCCCCGAGGTGCGCCTGCCGTTCACCGACTGGTCGACGCCCGCGCAGCTGACCGACTTCCCCGTGGCGGTGCTCTACGTGCTGGCGTGCGCGTCGGTGGGCGTCTACGGCATCGTGCTGGGCGGCTGGTCGTCGGGCTCGACGTACCCGCTGCTGGGCTCGGTGCGCTCGACGGCGCAGGTCATCAGCTACGAGTTGGCGATGGGCCTGTCGCTGGTCAGCGTGTTCATCCTGTCGGGCTCGATGTCGACGTCGACGATCGTGGAGCAGCAGACCAGCCAGTGGTTCCTCATCCCGCTGCTGCCGGCGTTCATCGTCTACGTCATCTCGATGATCGGCGAGACCAACCGCCTGCCGTTCGACCTGCCCGAGGCCGAGGGTGAGCTCGTCTCGGGGTACATGACCGAGTACTCGTCGATGAAGTTCGCCTGGTTCTTCCTGGCCGAGTACATCAACATGCTCAACGTCTCCGCCGTGGCCACGACGCTGTTCCTCGGCGGCTGGCGCGCCCCGGCGCCGTTGTCGCTCATCGCGGACGGCGCCCTCAACACCGGATGGTGGCCGCTGCTGTGGTTCCTGGCCAAGGTGTGGATCCTCATGTTCGTGTTCGTCTGGGTGCGCGGCACGCTGCTGCGCCTGCGCTACGACCAGTTCATGGTGTTCGGCTGGAAGGTGCTCATCCCGGTCGCGCTCGGCTGGCTCGTGCTGCTGTCGGTCGTGCAGTGGGTGCGGCTCGACGGCCAGGTGCCGCGCGGCACGCTCGTCGCGGTGCTGGTCGGCATCGGCGTCATCGCGGTGGCGCTGCTGACCTTCTGGCCCGAGCGCCGCGAGCAGCCCCCCGCGCCCATAGCCCCGTTCGACGCGTTCGCGGGCGGCTACCCCGTGCCGCCGTTGCCCGGGCAGACGCTGCCACCGTCGCCGCGCGCGGCCCGCCGCCCCGTCACGGTCGACGCGACCCCCGCCTCCGGCGGGCCCGACGCCGAGGAGGACGCCCGATGA
- a CDS encoding NADH-quinone oxidoreductase subunit J, with amino-acid sequence MTTSAGEAALFGILAPLMVLAALGLLFARRAVHAAVCVVFVMIALAVLYVANEAPFLGVVQVVVYTGAVMMLFLFVLMLVGVDAADSLTETIRGQRWIGVLFGAGLLVVLLGVLGRTDLPPAIGLDLANAQTNPTGLAAILFGDYVLAMEVIGVLLVTAALAGLVLTHRRRLGERRTQHTRMRERVAAVAQGAPLTPLPAPGVYAQNNAMDTPALGPDGQPLEHSVPRVLRIRGQQRTAADVLTAEETLRARLGLPAAVDSPVEPVETTTPSTPTPTDDAEARS; translated from the coding sequence ATGACGACGTCGGCAGGTGAGGCGGCCCTGTTCGGGATCCTCGCCCCGCTCATGGTCCTGGCCGCGCTCGGACTGCTGTTCGCCCGGCGCGCCGTGCACGCGGCCGTGTGCGTGGTCTTCGTGATGATCGCCCTGGCCGTGCTGTACGTGGCCAACGAGGCGCCGTTCCTGGGCGTCGTCCAGGTGGTCGTCTACACCGGCGCGGTCATGATGCTGTTCCTGTTCGTGCTCATGCTCGTGGGCGTCGACGCCGCGGACTCGCTCACCGAGACCATCCGCGGCCAGCGGTGGATCGGGGTCCTGTTCGGCGCCGGGCTGCTCGTCGTGCTGCTCGGTGTGCTCGGGCGCACCGACCTGCCGCCCGCGATCGGGCTCGACCTGGCCAACGCGCAGACCAACCCGACGGGCCTGGCCGCGATCCTGTTCGGCGACTACGTCCTGGCCATGGAGGTCATCGGCGTGCTGCTGGTGACCGCGGCGCTCGCGGGGCTCGTGCTCACCCACCGGCGCCGGCTCGGCGAGCGGCGCACCCAGCACACCCGGATGCGAGAGCGGGTGGCCGCGGTGGCCCAGGGCGCGCCGCTGACGCCGCTGCCCGCACCGGGCGTCTACGCGCAGAACAACGCCATGGACACTCCGGCGCTCGGCCCCGACGGGCAGCCGCTCGAGCACTCCGTGCCGCGCGTGCTGCGCATCCGCGGCCAGCAGCGCACGGCGGCCGACGTGCTCACGGCCGAGGAGACGCTGCGCGCCCGCCTCGGCCTGCCCGCGGCGGTCGATTCTCCGGTTGAGCCTGTCGAAACCACCACCCCGTCCACCCCCACCCCCACCGACGACGCGGAGGCGAGGAGCTGA